The Psilocybe cubensis strain MGC-MH-2018 chromosome 7, whole genome shotgun sequence genome has a window encoding:
- a CDS encoding RING finger protein ETP1-like protein (RING finger protein ETP1 homolog) — MRRGYHIRISLDPEPKTLRTNLPDLFIPATLFQPLPSHSAKSTVRRNTLSRPIQKKKDYRFGPIAIDWVDFDHMRPMMLSAKERPRSRGPAEATFVPHTRSKSGTTNLPEGTVHIFRDGSSKPTTEELEAKVSKMALTDPAADSDGIMLGVLAVPSWMTPSDFLEFVAPAVDGIAHLRIIRDFAPNRSMVVIKFPNPADAAEFSEAYNGKPFNSMQPEICHVVHVLSVTIDVEDVVSQTISRIEHAQGNVYELPTCPVCLERMDSAVTGLITVPCSHTFHCACLSKWGDSRCPVCRYSQTLLSSHPTSSTSTRTIPFADPLAQNQSSCTSCASRSNLWICLICGNVGCGRYGQAHAQAHYQATTHLYALELETQRVWDYAGDGYVHRLIQNKADGKLVELPSAASSVAATPREGGLGPSQADALSAEKIEAIGIEYSYLLTSQLDSQRSFYEEQSQELKSQVDELKTLVEKLSVEFKKEKERNREEEVRLRKAEEERIAQLLKDKAKAENRAEKVAELARRLEKELREERAVSEGLMKNLSKMRERAELADKDRDAAIAEVKDLKEQLRDVFFSLEAQKAIEQGGGIESEAAGGSIAIPLPESTSTTDAKKKKARKR; from the exons ATGCGTCGCGGTTATCACATTCGGATCTCGCTGGACCCAGAGCCTAAAACCTTAAGGACGAACCTCCCCGACTTGTTTATTCCAGCTACATTATTTCAACCACTTCCAAGTCATTCTGCTAAATCGACTGTGAGGCGAAATACACTGTCTCGACCCattcagaagaagaaagattaTAGATTTGGACCAATAGCTATTGACTGGGTCGATTTCGACCATATGCGACCTATGATGCTCTCTGCAAAAGAACGACCCCGGTCCAGAG GTCCAGCCGAAGCGACATTTGTGCCACATACCCGTAGCAAATCTGGGACCACAAACCTCCCTGAAGGAACTGTACATATATTTCGGGATGGCTCCAGCAAACCTACAACCGAAGAGCTTGAAGCGAAAGTTTCGAAAATGGCACTAACAGACCCCGCTGCAGATTCAGACGGGATTATGTTGGGTGTACTTGCAGTTCCATCGTGGATGACTCCTTCTGACTTCTTGGAATTTGTCGCTCCAGCGGTAGATGGTATCGCACACCTTCGGATTATTCG AGACTTTGCTCCCAATCGTTCTATGGTCGTCATTAAGTTCCCCAACCCAGCAGATGCTGCCGAATTTTCTGAGGCCTATAACGGCAAGCCTTTCAACTCGATGCAA CCAGAAATCTGCCATGTAGTGCACGTTTTATCCGTTACCATAGACGTGGAAGATGTTGTTTCTCAGACAATATCTCGCATTGAGCATGCTCAAGGAAATGTGTATGAATTACCAACATGTCCGGTTTGCCTCGAACGAATGGACTCCGCCGTTACAGGCCTAATAACTGTCCCTTGCTCGCACACTTTTCATTGCGCATGTCTAAGCAAATGGGGAGACAGTCG CTGTCCAGTTTGCCGCTACTCCCAAACACTGTTATCCTCTCATCCtacctcttcaacatctaCAAGGACCATACCGTTTGCTGATCCATTGGCTCAGAATCAATCGTCTTGTACATCCTGCGCTTCGAGGAGCAATTTGTGGATATGCCTAATTTGCGGAAATGTCGGATGTGGTCGTTATGGTCAGGCACATGCACAGGCCCATTATCAAGCAACAACACATCTTTACGCATTGGAGCTCGAGACGCAGCGCGTGTGGGATTACGCGGGCGATGGCTACGTACATCGTTTGATACAAAACAAGGCCGATGGAAAGCTGGTGGAGCTCCCAAGCGCTGCCTCATCTGTGGCTGCAACACCACGAGAAGGGGGACTCGGACCCAGCCAAGCAGACGCACTGAGTGCGGAGAAAATTGAAGCAATTGGGATTGAATATTCATATCTCCTTACGTCGCAGCTCGATTCTCAGCGTTCATTTTACGAAGAACAATCACAAGAACTCAAATCCCAAGTAGATGAGCTCAAAACTCTCGTGGAAAAGCTGAGCGTTGAAttcaaaaaggaaaaagaacgaAATAGGGAAGAAGAAGTGCGCCTCCGCaaggcagaagaagaacgtATAGCTCAACTCTTGAAGGATAAAGCCAAAGCCGAAAACCGAGCAGAGAAGGTCGCGGAGCTAGCCAGACGACTAGAGAAAGAGCTTAGAGAGGAACGTGCTGTTAGCGAGGgtttgatgaagaatttgAGCAAGATGCGAGAAAGGGCCGAATTGGCTGATAAAGATAGGGATGCTGCCATAGCCGAGGTCAAGGATCTCAAAGAACAATTGCGGGATGTGTTCTTCTCTCTGGAAGCTCAGAAAGCGATCGAGCAAGGTGGTGGGATTGAATCAGAGGCGGCCGGTGGGTCGATAGCTATCCCTTTACCCGAGTCGACGTCGACTACGgatgcaaaaaagaagaaggctAGAAAGAGATAA
- a CDS encoding putative Nudix hydrolase NudL encodes MAFRPSHPLASTSLISLTKPITPNTLKILRDVLNFNSSTVNWPTTGIAPKSRNAAVLIPFCNVDGEPGILLEVRAKALRSHSGEISFPGGRVDETDESLVYGALRETKEELGIDPSRIDVLGAIGPPELNLRGDMRVWPFVGFVHSSNEEEINEDEPFPSLDLDALRRQASPAEVATAIHLPLKRFVSSRQVRRSMFRAAEPYWTIDVTDIVKPLLGSETVTTKTAEEDVKDEVGPGVGGRIEVWGLTGWYLSLLMKALKIEYIDRKS; translated from the exons ATGGCCTTTCGTCCATCCCACCCTTTGGCATCCACTAGTCTTATCTCTCTCACAAAGCCAATAACACCCAATACGCTGAAAATCCTTAGAGATGTTTTAAATTTTAATTCTAGCACAGTAAACTGGCCCACTACCGGAATAGCCCCTAAGTCACGGAATGCCGCTGTTCTCATACCGTTCTGCAACGTTGATGGTGAACCCGGAATATTACTCGAAGTCAGAGCAAAAGCATTAAGATCCCATTCCGGAGAAATCAG TTTCCCTGGCGGCCGTGTAGACGAA ACAGACGAATCATTGGTGTACGGGGCTTTACGAGAGACAAAGGAAGAATTAGGTATAGATCCAAGTCGTATTGACGTACTCGGAGCAATTGGCCCACCTGAGCTCAACTTGCGTGGTGATATGAGAGTATGGCCCTTTGTC GGATTTGTCCACTCTTCCAACGAGGAGGAAATCAACGAAGACGAACCATTCCCCTCTTTGGACCTGGATGCCCTTCGTCGGCAAGCGTCTCCGGCAGAGGTTGCAACTGCCATTCATCTTCCGCTAAAGAGATTTGTCTCATCTCGTCAAGTGCGACGGTCTATGTTCAGGGCAGCCGAGCCATATTGGACAATTGACGTCACGGACATCGTCAAGCCATTATTGGGGTCGGAAACTGTCACGACCAAAACAGCGGAGGAGGATGTCAAAGACGAAGTCGGGCCTGGCGTTGGCGGTCGTATAGAGGTCTGGGGATTAACAGGGTGGTACCTTTCATTATTAATGAAAGCATTAAAGATAGAATATATTGATAGAAAGTCATGA